Genomic window (Streptomyces yatensis):
GCCCGCCGCCCGGATGGGCCCAGCCGCCCGCCAGATACAGGCCCGGGAGCCGGGTGACATTGGCGGGCCGCAGAAACGCGCCGTCCGCCCCGGCGAGCACCGGGCCCGGCACGGCGCCGCCCCTGGCGCCCGTCTCCGCCCCGGTGTCGGCGGGTGTGCGGACCTCATGCCACAGCATCCGGTCCCGCAGCCCCGGTATCGCGGCCTCGGCGGCCGTGATCAGCCGCTGGGCGTCCTGCTCCGCCGCCGAGCCGTCCGTCCAGTCCACCGGGCCGTGCGGGGCGACGACGGCGGTAAGGGTGACGGCCTCGTGCTCCTCGTCCGGGCGGACCGTGGGGTCGTCCGGGCGCAGCACGGTGACCGTGGGGTGGGGGCAGGGCTCGCGGAGCCCGCTGCCGTCGCCGAAGACGGCATCCAACTCCGCCTCCCGGTCCGGGGCGTGGACCACGGTGCGGTGTGCGGTCTCCTCGGGGCGGGCGCCGCGCAGCGCCAGAAAGACGGTCAGCCGCCCCGGCGTGCCGCCGCCTACGCCGGGCTCCGGCCGCACGTCCCCCTCCCGCCAGGGCGCCTGTCCGCCGAGCAGCGGGGGCAGCAGGGCGGGGTCGATGCCCGAGACCACCGCGTCGGCCTCCGCGACGGTGCCGTCGGCCAGCTCCACGCCCGCCGCGCGGCCGTCCTTCTCCACGATGCCGGTGACCTCGGCGTCGAAGTGGAACTCGACCTTCCGCTGGCGGCAGCGCTCATGCAGGGCATCGGCCAGCGCCCGCATGCCCCCGCGCACATACCAGGTGCCGAACGTCTGCTCGACATAGGGCAGTACGGTGGCCGCGGCGGGGGCGGAGCGCGGGTCGAGGCCGTGCGCCAGCGCATGGCTCTCCAGAAGGGCCCCGGCCCGCGGATCCTTCAGCTCACGGCGGGCCACGGCGGCGAGCGTGGGCGGACCGTCGGCGCCGCCCCGGCCGAACAGCCCGCCGAGCCGCCCGCGGCGCCGCACGGGGGCGGCCGGATAGGGATCGCGGCCCAGGACCCGCCAGTCGGCGCGCAGCGGCTCCTCCAGGAGCGGTCTGCGGGTGGCGTCCCACACCTCACGCGCCCGGTTGACCAGATCGCTCCAGCGCTCGCCCGCGCCCGCGCCGAAGGCGCCGTCCAGCGCCTGGAGCACCCCGGCCCGGGAGGCATTGGGCAGCCGGACATCCGTCCCGTCGGCGAAAAGATGGCGGCTCGCCGGGTCGACCTGGATGAGCTCGACGCTCTGCTCCAGGGTCTGCTTGCCGGTCTTCACGAACAGATCCCGGTAGACGGCGGGCAGGTGCAGCAGCCCCGGGCCGGTGTCGAAACGGAATCCGTCCCGCGCGAAGCGGCCGACCCCGCCGCCATGGGTCCGCCCGCGCTCGTACACCACCACCCGGTGGCCCGCCACGGCCAGCCGGGCGGCCGCCGCCATGGCGCCCATCCCGGAGCCGATCACCACAATCCGTGCCATGACCGCGACTTTATCCGCCCCCACCGACAGCCGGGCCACCGCGCCTGGGCACGAGCGCCCAGACCTGAGTACGCGTACTCAGCCGAGGAGATGAGTAGTCGCGCGGATGGGCCGCCACCTGCTCGGACGGGAGAGTGGTGCATACGGAAGGGCCGCGCGCCGGACCGCCGGCACGGGGCGGCGGAACGGCGCGGCGGCCCGGACGAAAGGTGGGAGTCACCGGGAGTCTCCTGAACCAGGAGCCTCCAACGGGGGAAGTACGGGGGAGTTACGGGGGGAGGCGCTGTTCCGGTCAGGTCGACGAGAGTCGATCTGCCGGAACAGCGCCTTCTACGTGTGTCCGGGGGAGTCGATCCGCCCGCCAGGCCGGGCCATCCGGAGGCGCGGTCGGCTATCCGGAGGCCACGGTCCCGCCGACGCGGCCCTGCAGCAGCCGCGACAGCGCCGCGTGCACATCCTCCAGCGACCGCTCCGGCTGATAGGACTGCCAGTCCAGAGCGGCCACCAGCACCATCCCGAACAGCGCCGACGCCGTCAGCGGGATGTCGATCTCCCCGCTGAACTCCTGCGCGGCCACCCCGGCCCGCAGCTCGGCCTCGATCACCGCTATGGCCCGCTGCCGGACCATCATCAAGGTGGACTGCCAGGCGCGGTTGGTGCGCCACAGCTCGGCCACGTACAGCTGGGTCAGCGACGGATAGCGGGAGATGAAGTCCAGCCCGGCCCGGACCATGGCGTCCAGCGCGTCCACATGGCTGCCGCCGCGCTCGGCGTTCTCGTCGGCGGCGCTCTGCAGGGATGCGGTCAGCAGCTCGATGCCGTGCTGCAGCAGCTCCTCGAAGAGCACGGTCTTACTGGCGAAGTTGTAGTAGACCGTGCCCTTGGCCACCCCGGCCCGCTCGGCGATCTCGTCCACTGTGGTGGAGGAGAAGCCCTGTTCGGCGATGAGGGTCACCGCCGCCTCGAAGAGTTTCTGGCGTGTGGCCTGGCGGCGCGTGCTGCTGCTGTCCATGGCGCCGATTCTGCCCGTTGTTGATGTTATGCCGCTCACAGGCTCAGCTCCGGATGCAGCCGGTCCACCGACCATACCTGCCGCCGCCGCGCCGACCACGCGGTGAGCGCCAGGGCCGCCGCGCTGAATCCCAGGAGCACCCCACAGGCCAGCCAGACCGGGCCGAGCCCGCCGCCGGTGATGAGCCGGCGCAGCCCGTCCACCACGTAGGTCATGGGCAGGAAGGGATGGATGGCGTTGAAGAAGCGCGGACTGGTCTGCACCGGATAGGTGCCGCCCGCCGAGGTCAGCTGGAGCATCAGCAGGGCCAGCACCAGGATCCGGCCGGCCGGTCCGAAGCGGGCGTTCAGCCACTGCACGATCGCCGCGAAACAGGCCGTGACCAGCATCAGGAAGCCGAGGGTGCCCGCGGCCCGCACCATCTGCAGGCCGATCGCCCAGTGCAACACCGCCATCAGGGCCAGCGTCTGGAACACACCGATCGCGGCGACCGGCAGCCAGCCCGCGAACGCGATCCGCCAGGAGGAGGCACCCACCGCGAGCGCGCGTTTGTTCAGCGGCTGGATCAGCATGTAGGCCACCATCGCGCCGACCCACAGGGAGAGCGGGATGAAGTACGGGGCGAAACCGGTGCCGTAGTTGGGCGCCTTGTGCAGCGCCTGGTTGACCAGCCGCACCGGATCCGCCATCACCTCGGTCCGGGCGTCCCGGTCCTGCTTGCCGTAGTCGGGGATCTTGTCGGCCCCGTCGTGCAGCCCGCCGGAGAGCTTGCCCGAGCCGTCCACGAGCCGGAACATCCCGCCGCCCAGGGTGTCCGCGCCGCCGCGCGCCTTACCGACGCCGCTGTCGAGGTCGGAGGCGCCGGTCTTGGCGGTGCTCAGCCCGGTGTGCAGGGTTCCGGCGCCCTTGGCGACCTTGTGCGCCCCGGAGTTGAGGGCGTTGACCTTCCGTACGGCGGTGTCGAGGTCGGTGCCCAGGTGCGGGGCGTTCCGCGCGAGCCAGAGCGCCTGGTCGTGCAGATCGTCCAGATGGCCGCCGAGGGCGTCGAGTTGGGTGGTGTGGTCCTGGACCAGCTTGTTGACGTCCTCGGCCACATCGGCGGCGGTGTCGGCCGCCGCCACCGACTTCTTGAGCGCGGGACAGTCCGGGTCGGCGGGCACCGCCCCCTCGCAGCGGGTCCGGTAGTCGGCGGCGAGGTCGTCGGACGCCTTACGGGCCCTGGTGGCCGCCGTGGCGGTCGTCTCGGGCAGGGTGTCGAGGCTGTCGGACGCCTTCTGGGAGGCGTCGGCGACCAGTTGGGAGACGTCCCCGATCTCCTTGCCGTGCTCCTTGAGGAACGGGCGCACCTTGGCCGCCACGTCGTTGACCTTGTCGGACAGCGACTGGGTGCCGTCGGCGACTCCGCCCGCGCCGGTCTTGAGCGTCCCGGAGCCCTGGTAGAGCGTGCCGAGCCCGGACTTCAGATCGCGGCTGCCCTCCTTGGCCTTGGCCAGGCCCTTGGCGAGGTCGTCCGCGCCCTTCTTGGCCTTGCCGATGCCCTTACCGAGCTTGTCGGCGCTCTTGGCGGCCTTCTCCGTCTCGCCGTGGATATCGGCGAAGGAGATGAAGATGTTGTCGTAGAAGCCGCGGGACGCCTTGGTGGAGGCCGCGGCGCGCACCTCGGAGAAGACCGAGCGGGAGATCTGGCCGACGATGTAGTTGTTGGCGTCGTTGGTGCGCACCTTGAGGGCGCC
Coding sequences:
- a CDS encoding TetR/AcrR family transcriptional regulator — translated: MDSSSTRRQATRQKLFEAAVTLIAEQGFSSTTVDEIAERAGVAKGTVYYNFASKTVLFEELLQHGIELLTASLQSAADENAERGGSHVDALDAMVRAGLDFISRYPSLTQLYVAELWRTNRAWQSTLMMVRQRAIAVIEAELRAGVAAQEFSGEIDIPLTASALFGMVLVAALDWQSYQPERSLEDVHAALSRLLQGRVGGTVASG
- a CDS encoding YhgE/Pip family protein; its protein translation is MRSPKLAALELKRFGRGKLPRAALAALLLLPLLYGALYLWSFWDPYGKLDKIPVALVNSDTGATVKGDRLTAGDDISGKLLDSKTFDWHRTSAAEARKGVANGTYYLSLTVPSDFSRQIATSSGKSPETGALKVRTNDANNYIVGQISRSVFSEVRAAASTKASRGFYDNIFISFADIHGETEKAAKSADKLGKGIGKAKKGADDLAKGLAKAKEGSRDLKSGLGTLYQGSGTLKTGAGGVADGTQSLSDKVNDVAAKVRPFLKEHGKEIGDVSQLVADASQKASDSLDTLPETTATAATRARKASDDLAADYRTRCEGAVPADPDCPALKKSVAAADTAADVAEDVNKLVQDHTTQLDALGGHLDDLHDQALWLARNAPHLGTDLDTAVRKVNALNSGAHKVAKGAGTLHTGLSTAKTGASDLDSGVGKARGGADTLGGGMFRLVDGSGKLSGGLHDGADKIPDYGKQDRDARTEVMADPVRLVNQALHKAPNYGTGFAPYFIPLSLWVGAMVAYMLIQPLNKRALAVGASSWRIAFAGWLPVAAIGVFQTLALMAVLHWAIGLQMVRAAGTLGFLMLVTACFAAIVQWLNARFGPAGRILVLALLMLQLTSAGGTYPVQTSPRFFNAIHPFLPMTYVVDGLRRLITGGGLGPVWLACGVLLGFSAAALALTAWSARRRQVWSVDRLHPELSL
- a CDS encoding phytoene desaturase family protein — translated: MARIVVIGSGMGAMAAAARLAVAGHRVVVYERGRTHGGGVGRFARDGFRFDTGPGLLHLPAVYRDLFVKTGKQTLEQSVELIQVDPASRHLFADGTDVRLPNASRAGVLQALDGAFGAGAGERWSDLVNRAREVWDATRRPLLEEPLRADWRVLGRDPYPAAPVRRRGRLGGLFGRGGADGPPTLAAVARRELKDPRAGALLESHALAHGLDPRSAPAAATVLPYVEQTFGTWYVRGGMRALADALHERCRQRKVEFHFDAEVTGIVEKDGRAAGVELADGTVAEADAVVSGIDPALLPPLLGGQAPWREGDVRPEPGVGGGTPGRLTVFLALRGARPEETAHRTVVHAPDREAELDAVFGDGSGLREPCPHPTVTVLRPDDPTVRPDEEHEAVTLTAVVAPHGPVDWTDGSAAEQDAQRLITAAEAAIPGLRDRMLWHEVRTPADTGAETGARGGAVPGPVLAGADGAFLRPANVTRLPGLYLAGGWAHPGGGLAHAGMSGALVAGLIVEGEDWRGSQ